A genomic region of Gemmata massiliana contains the following coding sequences:
- a CDS encoding RNA polymerase sigma factor — protein MGHSLPGLVHRLGRVVARDGLAQLTDGELLRRFTADRDALAFEALVWRHGPMVLGTCARVLGRTGDVEDAFQATFLTLVRRARTVRSGEALAGWLHRVARRVSVRLDRDRDRRTTREQHAARPEAVSGGANEWADWRAALDREVERLPEPYRAAFVLCHLEGRAQEDAARELGCPVGTLQSRLARAKERLRARLPACGVALPVLGAGTVSARLTTATVTAAVEFAAGSRVAVAPDVLALSQGMWKPMIALKSKVVFLALVVTAVVGAGGGSGGGPATVRADPPPARPDPTIEELKKENTRLRLENFALLQRLLRAEKALDPPTDDEVIKALPKAPPGAARDDIVIVKDKLLERLDPAKQHPNVGQARLRHQHWECSVYFTETVTVPWPIPVQMAKKRVSVVYIDKDVLIPVGGAKQ, from the coding sequence GTGGGTCACTCGCTCCCGGGTCTCGTACACCGCCTCGGCCGGGTCGTCGCACGCGACGGGCTGGCCCAACTCACCGACGGCGAACTGCTCCGGCGCTTCACCGCGGACCGGGACGCGCTCGCGTTCGAGGCGCTCGTCTGGCGCCACGGCCCGATGGTGCTCGGCACCTGCGCCCGGGTTCTGGGCCGAACCGGGGACGTCGAAGACGCGTTCCAGGCCACGTTCCTCACGCTGGTCCGGCGCGCACGCACCGTTCGCTCCGGGGAAGCTCTCGCCGGGTGGCTCCACCGCGTCGCCCGGCGCGTGAGCGTGCGCCTCGACCGGGACCGGGACCGTCGCACCACACGCGAGCAGCACGCGGCCCGTCCGGAAGCCGTTTCCGGGGGCGCGAACGAATGGGCCGACTGGCGCGCGGCGCTCGATCGCGAGGTGGAGCGCCTGCCGGAACCCTACCGCGCGGCGTTCGTGCTGTGTCACCTGGAGGGCCGGGCACAAGAGGACGCGGCGCGCGAACTCGGGTGCCCGGTCGGAACCCTGCAATCGCGGCTCGCGCGGGCGAAGGAGCGGCTCCGCGCGCGGCTCCCGGCCTGTGGTGTGGCGCTCCCGGTTCTGGGCGCGGGGACGGTCTCTGCGCGGCTCACTACGGCCACGGTCACGGCGGCCGTCGAGTTCGCGGCCGGTTCCCGGGTCGCTGTCGCGCCGGACGTCCTCGCTCTTTCACAAGGAATGTGGAAACCAATGATTGCTCTCAAATCCAAAGTCGTTTTTCTGGCGCTGGTGGTCACCGCGGTCGTGGGAGCGGGAGGCGGAAGCGGCGGGGGACCGGCGACGGTCCGGGCCGATCCGCCTCCCGCCCGTCCGGACCCAACGATCGAGGAACTGAAGAAGGAGAACACGCGGCTCCGGCTCGAGAACTTCGCGCTGTTACAGAGGTTGCTCCGAGCCGAGAAAGCACTCGATCCTCCGACGGACGACGAAGTCATCAAGGCGCTCCCGAAAGCGCCGCCCGGTGCGGCGCGCGACGACATTGTGATCGTGAAGGATAAGCTCCTGGAGCGCCTCGACCCGGCGAAACAGCACCCGAATGTGGGCCAGGCTCGGCTCCGGCACCAGCACTGGGAGTGCTCGGTTTACTTCACCGAAACCGTGACCGTGCCGTGGCCGATCCCGGTGCAAATGGCGAAGAAGCGCGTCAGCGTGGTGTACATCGATAAGGACGTGCTTATCCCCGTGGGCGGCGCGAAACAGTAG
- a CDS encoding DUF4177 domain-containing protein, whose product MKLSYRLFAAVALFAVGAVCWSGLGSSAAQERNEKAAGAAAPKWEYKVAQIDIDNEKAEKALNKLGDEGWELIGAPGDHATRLPGGARALTVQMVFKRPKK is encoded by the coding sequence GTGAAACTGTCCTACCGTCTGTTCGCGGCCGTCGCGCTGTTCGCCGTTGGTGCCGTGTGCTGGTCGGGGCTGGGCTCGTCGGCGGCGCAGGAGCGGAACGAGAAGGCAGCCGGTGCCGCGGCGCCGAAGTGGGAGTACAAGGTCGCACAGATCGACATCGATAACGAAAAGGCCGAGAAAGCGCTGAACAAGCTCGGCGACGAGGGCTGGGAGCTGATCGGGGCACCGGGCGACCACGCCACGCGCCTGCCCGGGGGCGCCAGGGCGCTCACGGTCCAAATGGTCTTCAAGCGCCCGAAGAAGTAA
- a CDS encoding transposase, with amino-acid sequence MSQDEARFPMVPTLCATLGVKGHRPTVGTRDCKDLLHVFGVVNRTTAAVHANTLESPKGATKKTGLGKTRRMQEGFADHLRHVGRVYPREKCPRVVLLIDNAPWHRGKPIDEALRENPHLEFKRLPSYSPQLNPIERFWKKLRRRATHNRLFDTLGDLKTSLRASLRYFQTVRHKVKSIIEGRTQAQNHQMTHPFRVHVSGQPNAVARIGPRAVVVARVLSRIACQRAGCGNSAAGPRARNRVKRNREVHCSDRHRVAAANRRDALFSRPVAQR; translated from the coding sequence TTGAGTCAGGACGAGGCCCGGTTCCCGATGGTCCCGACCCTGTGTGCGACGCTCGGGGTCAAGGGCCACCGGCCCACGGTCGGAACCCGGGACTGCAAGGATCTGCTGCACGTGTTCGGGGTCGTCAACCGGACCACCGCGGCGGTCCACGCCAACACGTTGGAGAGCCCGAAGGGCGCCACGAAGAAGACCGGGCTGGGCAAGACCCGGCGGATGCAGGAGGGGTTCGCGGATCACCTGCGTCACGTGGGCCGGGTGTACCCACGGGAGAAGTGCCCGCGGGTCGTGCTGCTGATCGACAACGCCCCGTGGCACCGGGGGAAACCGATCGACGAGGCCCTACGTGAGAACCCGCACCTGGAGTTCAAGCGACTCCCGAGCTACAGCCCGCAACTCAACCCGATCGAGCGGTTCTGGAAGAAGCTCCGGCGCCGGGCCACCCACAACCGCCTGTTCGACACCCTGGGCGACCTGAAGACCTCACTCCGAGCCAGTCTGCGTTACTTCCAGACCGTTCGGCACAAGGTCAAAAGCATCATCGAAGGACGAACCCAAGCGCAAAACCACCAAATGACGCACCCGTTCCGGGTTCATGTATCAGGCCAACCCAACGCCGTTGCTCGTATTGGCCCGCGCGCAGTTGTCGTGGCGCGAGTTCTTTCAAGAATTGCCTGCCAAAGAGCAGGATGCGGAAATTCAGCAGCAGGCCCGCGGGCTCGCAATCGCGTCAAGCGAAATCGGGAAGTCCACTGCTCGGATCGGCACCGCGTTGCGGCGGCTAATCGACGAGATGCGCTGTTTTCTCGACCGGTGGCCCAACGATGA
- a CDS encoding ISAs1 family transposase yields the protein MSIPLLAVFADVPDPRRETKNKLHELVDILTLATCAVIAGADGWDQVAAFGRAKQTLFAPYLRLPHGVPSPDTFERVFAKLDPDAFADRFGRWMAAACESTGLVHVAIDGKSARRSTKNTFTGCLHLVEAWAVENRLILGQRSVPEGGHEITTAPDLLGALDLTGAVVTVDAAFCQKELVSQIRTQGGHYVVCVKGNQKEVRGAVAEVFARAGEDAFAGCDMGSAVEDGHGREEERYVTVVEDPEGLPSGWADVGAVALVCRERVVNGKPNESTAHYYLTSLRIGAVELAGYIRNHWGIENGLHWCLDIAFREDDSRARAGHAGANLGMIRRVALSLLQRADTKGSIRTRRMKAAWDDQYLLKVLKILTTK from the coding sequence ATGAGTATTCCGCTGCTGGCGGTGTTTGCGGATGTGCCAGACCCGCGCCGCGAAACGAAGAACAAGTTGCATGAGCTGGTGGATATCCTCACGTTGGCCACGTGTGCGGTGATCGCCGGGGCCGACGGGTGGGACCAGGTGGCCGCGTTCGGTCGGGCCAAGCAAACGTTGTTCGCCCCGTACCTGCGGTTGCCCCACGGGGTTCCGAGCCCGGACACGTTCGAGCGCGTGTTCGCCAAGCTGGACCCGGACGCGTTCGCGGACCGGTTCGGGCGCTGGATGGCAGCCGCATGCGAGAGTACCGGCCTGGTGCACGTGGCGATCGATGGTAAGAGCGCCCGGCGGTCCACCAAGAACACGTTCACCGGGTGCTTGCATCTGGTCGAGGCGTGGGCCGTGGAGAACCGGTTGATCCTGGGCCAGCGGTCCGTGCCCGAGGGCGGACACGAGATCACCACGGCCCCAGATCTGTTGGGCGCCCTGGATCTGACGGGCGCGGTGGTGACCGTCGACGCGGCCTTTTGCCAGAAGGAGTTGGTGTCCCAGATCCGCACCCAGGGCGGGCATTACGTGGTGTGCGTGAAGGGGAACCAGAAGGAGGTGCGCGGCGCGGTGGCGGAGGTGTTCGCGCGGGCCGGGGAGGACGCGTTCGCCGGGTGTGACATGGGGTCCGCGGTCGAGGACGGGCACGGGCGCGAGGAAGAGCGGTACGTGACGGTGGTTGAAGATCCGGAAGGGCTACCGAGCGGGTGGGCCGATGTTGGGGCCGTGGCCCTGGTGTGCCGGGAGCGGGTGGTGAACGGGAAGCCGAATGAGAGCACCGCCCATTACTACCTCACCAGCTTGCGGATCGGGGCGGTCGAGCTGGCGGGGTACATCCGCAACCATTGGGGCATTGAGAACGGGCTCCATTGGTGTCTGGACATCGCGTTCCGGGAAGACGACAGCCGGGCTCGGGCCGGACACGCCGGGGCCAACCTGGGCATGATTCGCCGGGTTGCCCTGTCCCTGCTCCAGCGGGCGGACACCAAGGGCAGCATTCGTACTCGACGCATGAAGGCCGCCTGGGACGATCAATACCTGCTCAAAGTGCTTAAGATTCTGACGACTAAATGA
- a CDS encoding leucine-rich repeat domain-containing protein, producing the protein MAPTVAHGGRTRSRCNGVVLKELTKFRDLTSLNLDSTKITDAGLKTVSKLTNLTYLSVCYTGVTDEGLKVIGDLKHLTSLSLNSTKVTDTGLKELAALSELKWLTLNVTGITDTGLKELAPLKKLVFLELEHTEITDAGLKELSALKSLGNLRLSNTKITDAGVKDLAALGAIKYLELRKTKLTDDGLKLLQKALPDCKIQN; encoded by the coding sequence ATTGCGCCTACTGTCGCTCACGGCGGTCGCACCCGCTCCAGATGTAACGGAGTAGTGTTAAAAGAGCTTACGAAATTCCGCGATCTCACCAGCCTGAACCTGGACAGTACGAAGATCACGGACGCGGGCCTCAAGACCGTCAGTAAACTCACCAACTTAACCTACCTCAGCGTGTGCTACACGGGGGTGACGGACGAGGGACTCAAGGTTATTGGTGATCTCAAGCACTTGACCTCGCTCTCACTGAACTCCACGAAGGTGACCGACACGGGTTTAAAGGAACTGGCCGCACTGTCGGAACTCAAGTGGCTCACGTTGAACGTCACGGGGATCACGGACACGGGCTTGAAGGAACTGGCCCCACTCAAGAAACTCGTGTTCCTCGAATTGGAGCACACGGAAATAACTGATGCGGGGCTGAAGGAACTATCGGCCCTCAAGTCTCTTGGCAACCTCCGACTGAGCAACACGAAGATAACAGACGCGGGAGTGAAGGATCTGGCCGCGCTCGGGGCCATCAAGTACCTCGAACTCCGGAAAACCAAGCTAACGGACGACGGGTTAAAGCTGCTCCAGAAGGCACTGCCCGATTGCAAAATCCAGAACTGA
- a CDS encoding alpha-amylase family glycosyl hydrolase: MKLFARSVIVALVAVAAPGWARAQSGFDDDRVMLQGFYWESYRHGDSDPRFARFGTKRWYQIVKEQAGAVRDGRFDLIWLPPPSYAGERSAGYNPKQYWKLDNSYGDFNAHRAMLEELLKNGVEPVADIVINHRDGNTKWADFVNPNWDTSAICRDDEAFSNPNSEVVNTPVAKRGAPEERPAQYTQHGGTTFQYGSFRDIDHTNKQVRTDIIKYLKQLQSAGYRGWRYDMVHGYHAKWVALYNKRTTPTFSVGEYDWDKHGEQRGWIWNTATTPNELKTASAVFDFSAQFALKDNKGKYRNWYGLDNGLGMAGDNTDGKPWKQRSVTFLENHDTGSRTDEDGNPEQNHERDSFANGWEVEQGYAYILTHPGVPTVYWKHYFDWGLKLRQRIAALVNARKVAGVHAGSALFVQQNAKEKKVYAARVQGRTGDLYVRVGGTDNDWQPSASGYNGYREYAAGEGWKVWVALPDNPEPRQAPKKDAFPVPEYKKPEDINVPDEWLD, from the coding sequence GTGAAGTTGTTTGCGCGTTCCGTGATCGTCGCCCTCGTCGCGGTTGCCGCACCGGGCTGGGCACGCGCCCAGAGCGGGTTCGATGACGACCGGGTGATGCTCCAAGGGTTCTACTGGGAGTCCTACCGCCACGGGGACTCCGACCCGCGCTTCGCCCGGTTCGGCACCAAGCGGTGGTACCAGATCGTCAAGGAGCAAGCCGGCGCCGTCCGCGACGGGCGCTTCGACCTCATCTGGCTCCCGCCGCCCAGTTACGCCGGGGAGCGCAGCGCCGGCTACAACCCGAAACAGTACTGGAAGCTCGACAACAGCTACGGCGACTTCAATGCGCACCGGGCGATGCTGGAGGAGTTGCTGAAGAACGGGGTCGAGCCGGTCGCCGACATCGTCATCAACCACCGCGACGGCAACACGAAGTGGGCGGACTTCGTCAACCCCAACTGGGACACCTCGGCAATATGCCGCGACGACGAGGCGTTCAGTAACCCGAATTCCGAGGTCGTGAACACGCCCGTCGCCAAGCGCGGCGCGCCGGAAGAGCGCCCCGCTCAGTACACGCAGCACGGGGGGACCACGTTCCAGTACGGCTCCTTCCGGGACATCGACCACACCAACAAGCAGGTCCGCACGGACATCATCAAGTACCTCAAACAGCTCCAGTCGGCCGGCTACCGCGGGTGGCGGTACGACATGGTACACGGGTACCACGCCAAGTGGGTGGCGCTTTACAACAAGCGCACCACCCCCACCTTCTCCGTCGGCGAGTACGACTGGGACAAGCACGGCGAGCAGCGCGGGTGGATCTGGAACACCGCTACCACCCCGAACGAGCTCAAAACGGCGAGTGCCGTGTTCGACTTCTCCGCCCAGTTCGCCCTGAAGGACAATAAAGGGAAGTACCGCAACTGGTACGGCCTGGACAACGGCCTGGGGATGGCGGGCGACAACACCGACGGCAAGCCGTGGAAGCAGCGGTCGGTGACGTTCCTGGAGAACCACGACACCGGCTCCCGCACGGACGAGGACGGTAACCCCGAGCAGAACCACGAGCGGGACAGCTTCGCCAACGGCTGGGAGGTCGAACAGGGGTACGCCTACATCCTGACGCACCCCGGCGTCCCCACGGTGTACTGGAAGCACTACTTCGACTGGGGGCTGAAGTTGCGGCAGCGCATTGCGGCCCTCGTCAACGCGCGCAAGGTGGCCGGGGTCCACGCCGGGAGCGCGCTCTTCGTGCAGCAGAACGCCAAAGAGAAAAAGGTGTACGCGGCCCGGGTGCAGGGGCGCACGGGCGATCTGTACGTCCGCGTGGGCGGGACCGACAACGACTGGCAACCGTCCGCGTCGGGGTACAACGGCTACCGGGAGTACGCGGCGGGCGAGGGGTGGAAGGTGTGGGTCGCCCTACCCGACAACCCCGAGCCGCGCCAGGCCCCGAAGAAGGACGCCTTCCCGGTGCCCGAGTACAAGAAGCCGGAGGACATCAACGTGCCGGACGAGTGGCTCGACTGA
- a CDS encoding AAA family ATPase, which yields MFPQTHQAIEEFQRADPARVLRIVPPPDPPGVGDPVPRPSRFKFIDTAEFRKADFRVDWFVEWFLARGQPGVIAGPSKGMKTSTLVDLAVSIATATPHLGKWPVKNRARVALVSGESGGYTLQETFYRVMRSKGLLDDSCDGWLKWEFSLPTFANLIDTTDFADRLGALGCELVIIDPFYLTLGQIDAKNLFEMGAALRTVSELLLTKHGVTPVIAHHANRLLPVGEPMELQHLAYSGLEQFARQYVLLNRREAYRNDGRHELWYRFGGSAGHGGLNVLTIDEGVLGPDNPTRRWDVRVESPDQVTAPETAARARVAGDKKLAQNQHDEQQVLLVIDAEASNGHPGASVSLIDSKAPISRDRIKAAIERLRECGVLVKVPEFIRTSGNGAKTTITDGFGRPSEG from the coding sequence ATGTTTCCCCAAACCCACCAGGCGATCGAAGAGTTCCAGCGTGCCGATCCGGCGCGCGTGCTCCGCATTGTACCGCCACCCGATCCGCCGGGCGTCGGCGATCCGGTGCCCCGTCCGTCCCGGTTCAAGTTCATCGACACGGCCGAGTTCCGCAAGGCCGACTTCCGGGTCGATTGGTTCGTGGAGTGGTTTCTCGCGCGCGGCCAACCCGGGGTCATCGCGGGGCCGTCCAAGGGGATGAAGACGAGCACGCTCGTGGACCTGGCGGTCTCGATCGCAACCGCGACCCCGCACCTCGGTAAGTGGCCCGTGAAGAACCGGGCGCGCGTGGCCCTCGTATCGGGCGAGAGCGGCGGGTACACACTCCAGGAGACGTTCTACCGGGTCATGAGGTCCAAGGGGCTGCTCGATGACTCGTGCGACGGGTGGCTCAAGTGGGAGTTCTCGCTCCCCACGTTCGCGAACCTGATCGACACCACGGACTTCGCGGACCGGCTCGGGGCGCTCGGGTGCGAGCTGGTCATCATCGACCCGTTCTACCTGACCCTCGGGCAGATCGACGCGAAGAACCTGTTCGAGATGGGGGCCGCGCTTCGGACCGTGTCCGAACTGCTCCTCACCAAGCACGGGGTCACGCCGGTGATCGCGCACCACGCGAACCGGCTGCTCCCGGTGGGCGAGCCGATGGAATTGCAGCACCTGGCGTACAGTGGGCTCGAGCAGTTCGCGCGCCAGTACGTGCTGTTGAACCGGCGCGAGGCGTACCGCAACGACGGGCGCCACGAGCTGTGGTACCGGTTCGGGGGCTCGGCCGGGCACGGCGGGCTGAACGTGCTCACGATCGACGAGGGTGTACTTGGGCCGGACAACCCGACGCGCCGATGGGACGTCCGGGTCGAGAGCCCGGACCAGGTCACGGCCCCGGAGACGGCCGCACGGGCGCGCGTGGCGGGGGACAAGAAGCTCGCACAAAACCAGCACGACGAACAACAGGTGCTGTTAGTGATCGACGCCGAGGCCTCCAACGGTCACCCGGGCGCGTCCGTGAGCCTGATCGACAGCAAGGCGCCCATCAGCCGGGACCGTATCAAGGCGGCCATTGAGCGCCTCCGGGAGTGCGGTGTGCTGGTCAAGGTTCCGGAGTTCATCCGCACGAGCGGGAACGGCGCGAAGACGACGATTACGGACGGGTTCGGGCGCCCCTCGGAGGGGTAG
- a CDS encoding IS4 family transposase, with product MSAPIPNLARAIRTVLTADADRAAARVGFVRRRRKISGAAFIQTLVFGWIEDPRAPVDALAARCPVPGVTPQAFHKRFTPAATEFVREVLLRAVGQLVAAQPIAVPLLQRFAGVYVEDSTVVALPDTLRDTFPGCGGNTPSAGLAAIKAHVRWELTTGRITGMAFQPGRQPDGRFNATDDPLPAGALRLADLGYFDFGVLTRLSAAGVFWISRLPPNAVAAVGDERPSEVWRLLRQWSGDLLDLRVTAGNETRIGCRLLAFRCPPGVAARRREQLAERQRKKGRVVSERLRVLCEWTVFATNLPADRFTPEQVWVLYRLRWQVELLLKLWRSHGGFGQSHGGLGHRGLCEVYAKLLAMVVRHWLLLTGGGPLARMNPVRAAREARRFALAVADALPCARRLRRVLRSLRDTLALLRPRHRRRKRPSALELLFEPQTPS from the coding sequence ATGTCGGCCCCGATTCCCAACCTCGCCCGCGCCATCCGAACCGTCCTGACCGCGGACGCCGATCGCGCGGCCGCGCGCGTCGGGTTCGTTCGCCGGCGCCGCAAGATCTCGGGCGCGGCGTTCATTCAGACCCTCGTGTTCGGTTGGATCGAGGACCCACGCGCCCCCGTTGATGCCCTTGCCGCTCGATGCCCGGTGCCGGGCGTGACCCCGCAGGCCTTCCACAAGCGGTTCACGCCGGCCGCAACCGAGTTCGTCCGGGAGGTGCTCCTCCGCGCCGTTGGCCAACTGGTGGCGGCTCAGCCTATCGCCGTCCCGCTCCTGCAACGGTTTGCGGGGGTGTACGTCGAGGACAGCACCGTCGTCGCACTCCCGGACACCCTTCGGGACACATTCCCCGGGTGCGGCGGAAATACCCCGAGCGCCGGGTTGGCTGCGATCAAGGCCCACGTCCGCTGGGAGTTGACGACCGGACGGATCACCGGAATGGCGTTCCAACCGGGCCGGCAACCCGACGGCCGGTTCAATGCCACCGACGACCCGTTGCCCGCCGGCGCGCTGCGGTTGGCCGACCTCGGGTACTTCGACTTCGGTGTACTGACGCGCCTGAGCGCGGCCGGGGTGTTCTGGATCAGCCGCCTCCCGCCCAATGCCGTGGCGGCCGTGGGCGACGAGCGCCCGTCCGAGGTGTGGCGCCTGCTCCGGCAATGGTCGGGGGATCTGCTCGACCTGCGTGTCACGGCCGGGAACGAGACCCGGATCGGGTGCCGGTTGCTGGCCTTCCGGTGCCCGCCCGGGGTCGCGGCCCGGCGCCGGGAGCAGTTGGCCGAAAGGCAGAGGAAGAAGGGGCGGGTGGTGAGCGAGCGGTTGCGGGTGCTGTGCGAGTGGACCGTATTCGCCACCAACCTGCCGGCCGACCGGTTCACGCCGGAACAGGTGTGGGTGCTGTACCGCCTGCGGTGGCAGGTGGAGTTGCTGTTGAAGCTGTGGCGATCCCACGGCGGGTTCGGCCAGTCCCACGGGGGGCTCGGGCACCGGGGACTGTGCGAAGTGTACGCCAAGCTGCTGGCGATGGTGGTTCGGCACTGGTTGCTGCTGACGGGCGGTGGCCCATTGGCTCGGATGAATCCGGTGCGCGCGGCCCGCGAGGCACGCCGGTTCGCGCTCGCCGTTGCCGATGCGCTACCGTGCGCCCGGCGCCTCCGCCGGGTGCTCCGATCACTTCGCGACACGTTGGCGCTCCTCCGCCCTCGGCATCGACGGAGGAAACGGCCCTCGGCCCTCGAACTACTCTTCGAGCCCCAGACACCCAGCTAA
- a CDS encoding helix-turn-helix domain-containing protein, whose product MVKPSQNSSGRPLAQGRDDFTAFVADIVEAVRAAGCATGRGLTTAEVARRYRVGEDRVRAWIKSGLLKAVNTADVACGKPRFVVLPEALAEFERTRSPAPRRRRPSNQIDFFPDSDAA is encoded by the coding sequence GTGGTCAAGCCTTCCCAGAACTCGAGCGGCCGCCCCTTGGCGCAGGGGCGCGACGATTTCACGGCGTTCGTCGCGGACATCGTGGAAGCCGTTCGCGCCGCGGGCTGCGCCACGGGCCGAGGGCTCACCACGGCCGAGGTCGCGCGCCGGTACCGCGTCGGTGAGGACCGCGTTCGCGCGTGGATCAAGTCCGGGCTGTTGAAGGCCGTGAACACGGCGGACGTGGCATGCGGGAAGCCGCGATTCGTCGTGCTGCCCGAGGCGCTCGCCGAGTTCGAGCGCACGCGCTCACCGGCCCCGCGCCGGCGCCGGCCGAGCAACCAGATCGACTTTTTCCCAGATTCCGACGCGGCGTGA
- a CDS encoding helix-turn-helix domain-containing protein, which yields MIRIQLPPAEAEHLEALFRSTTDRKLRDRVQIVLMAHRGRARQDIATAPGVDRRTVTRWLNTYCANGLSGLRPKKSKGKSGHIPAALADEVKTWVLTGPAEQGLDRANWTHAELADHLLKTKGVRTSRSAVQRFCSKIDIRLYRPTYHHERGDPVQQAKARPEIAELGNGQGPGSSSS from the coding sequence TTGATCCGCATCCAGTTACCGCCGGCGGAGGCCGAACATCTCGAGGCCTTGTTTCGCTCGACCACGGACCGTAAGCTCCGTGACCGGGTTCAGATCGTGCTCATGGCCCACCGCGGACGGGCGCGCCAGGACATTGCCACCGCCCCGGGCGTCGATCGGCGCACGGTCACCCGGTGGCTTAACACCTACTGCGCCAACGGGCTCAGCGGGCTTCGGCCCAAGAAGTCCAAGGGCAAATCCGGCCACATCCCCGCGGCGCTGGCCGACGAGGTCAAGACGTGGGTGCTCACCGGGCCGGCCGAACAGGGCCTGGACCGAGCGAACTGGACGCACGCGGAGTTGGCCGACCATCTCCTGAAAACCAAGGGCGTCCGTACCTCCCGCAGCGCGGTCCAACGGTTCTGCTCCAAGATCGACATCCGCCTGTACCGGCCGACCTACCACCACGAGCGCGGCGACCCGGTTCAGCAGGCCAAGGCCCGACCCGAGATCGCCGAACTGGGAAACGGGCAGGGACCGGGGAGCTCGTCCTCTTGA
- a CDS encoding IS701 family transposase, translating to MKTYTPNLDAAVLERLREYAALFAPDFPQAKPARWAGVYLHGLLTDGDRKSIEPLSHRVPLPAGLTSTDPEQALQQFVSQSPWDHEAVLRRYRAQVGATFAHPDAVFVIDDTTFPKQGRHSVGVQRQYCGALGKKANCQAAVSIHYAAPMGHYPLALRLFLPESWVADAGRLKRAGVPQEHRRERTKGQIALDLLDRVRGEGLPGRVVLADAGYGVSGDFRQALADRGLHYIVGVTDEAVVFTTPPVWDRPAGRGRVGPAGGRPQSNPQLRPDSPRPVRLRDVAARTPLRRVTWRVGTKGRMSGRFAWVRVWPGVGWKRGACAGSDPVWLLIEEQADGVKYAFSNLPTGTSRLRAVRLWKSRWHVEQGYQQMKEELGLDHFEGRSWRGFHHHAAMVMLAYGFLLLERERARVERERAADGPSPRKKGSPSRR from the coding sequence ATGAAGACATACACCCCGAACCTCGACGCGGCCGTTCTCGAGCGCCTGCGCGAGTACGCGGCCCTATTTGCCCCCGACTTTCCCCAGGCCAAGCCCGCACGGTGGGCCGGGGTATACCTGCACGGGCTGCTCACCGACGGCGATCGGAAAAGCATCGAACCCCTGTCCCACCGGGTACCGCTGCCCGCCGGGCTGACCAGCACGGACCCCGAACAGGCGCTCCAGCAGTTCGTGAGCCAGAGCCCGTGGGACCACGAGGCCGTCCTGCGCCGCTACCGCGCCCAAGTGGGCGCCACGTTCGCCCACCCCGACGCGGTGTTCGTGATCGACGACACCACGTTCCCGAAGCAAGGGCGGCACTCGGTCGGGGTGCAAAGGCAATACTGCGGGGCGCTCGGGAAGAAGGCCAATTGCCAGGCCGCGGTCTCGATCCACTACGCCGCCCCGATGGGGCACTACCCACTCGCCTTGCGGCTGTTCCTTCCCGAGTCGTGGGTGGCCGACGCCGGCCGCCTGAAGCGGGCCGGGGTGCCGCAAGAGCACCGCCGGGAGCGCACGAAGGGGCAAATCGCGCTGGACCTGTTGGACCGGGTTCGGGGCGAGGGGTTGCCGGGCCGTGTGGTCCTGGCCGACGCCGGGTACGGTGTGTCCGGGGACTTCCGTCAAGCCCTGGCCGATCGCGGGCTACACTACATCGTCGGGGTGACGGACGAGGCCGTTGTGTTCACCACCCCGCCGGTCTGGGATCGACCGGCGGGACGCGGCAGGGTCGGACCAGCCGGCGGGCGGCCGCAGTCCAACCCCCAGTTGCGGCCAGACTCGCCCCGCCCGGTCCGGTTGCGAGACGTGGCCGCCCGCACCCCGCTCCGGCGGGTGACTTGGCGCGTGGGGACGAAGGGGCGGATGTCGGGCCGGTTCGCCTGGGTGCGGGTATGGCCCGGGGTCGGGTGGAAGCGGGGTGCGTGCGCCGGTTCCGACCCGGTGTGGTTGCTAATCGAGGAGCAGGCCGACGGCGTCAAGTACGCCTTCTCGAACCTGCCGACGGGGACGAGCCGCCTGCGGGCCGTCCGCCTGTGGAAGAGCCGGTGGCATGTGGAACAGGGGTACCAGCAGATGAAGGAGGAGTTGGGTCTGGACCACTTCGAGGGGCGCTCGTGGCGCGGGTTCCACCACCACGCCGCGATGGTTATGCTGGCTTACGGGTTCCTGCTCTTGGAGCGGGAGCGTGCTCGCGTCGAACGGGAGCGGGCGGCCGACGGGCCGAGCCCGCGAAAAAAGGGGAGCCCGAGCCGCCGCTGA